In Chrysemys picta bellii isolate R12L10 chromosome 4, ASM1138683v2, whole genome shotgun sequence, the sequence GGAGGCGAACGCTTCAGCTGCAGCGTCTCCAGCCGATAACCCTCAGTCCTTCTGGCAGTCGTCTACACCAGAGCATTGCTGCTCTCTGCCGGCTCGCAGAGCCCTGTCACACTGGGGCATCCCTCCACTGCCACACAAGGCTGGGGGCATTGCCTAGTTGATCACATGCATATAGCAAGTGTTGGGGGGAGACTGCCTTAGTGGCAAGCACTTTCTGGCTATCGTTCTATCCTTGCCCCCACCAAGAAGAGACACCGCCAGTTAATGATTGGACTGACCAGCTACTTTTCTAGCCCAGGGAAGGATAGAAGGAACAGATTTCAGTTAGGCTATTGGTGAGGGAGTTGTCCCATTAAAGAAAGGCTCTGGACTggctgaggggggtggggaattacCTCTCTTCCATGCTCAGAGAACGGCTTCAGATCAGGAAAAAGCAAAACCAGTAGAATTGCCATGACGATATCCTTGGGATATTTCAGGACAACTCAAGCTCCCCACCTGGAAGCATCGACAAAGAGAGGCCGAATCTGATTATCACTAGAtgttgtgcagtgtgtgtgtgggtctctTATCAATCTTCAGGGTACACGACCGTCTCTAACTGATGGGgatcaggaagaaacttccccaggGGGCAAGTTACCCATCACTGCAGGGGTACCGGCACCTTtcactaaagcaggggtggccggCCAGGCTCAGAAACAAGGACCagtggtctgatgcagtatgaCAACTCCTATGTTCCCACGTgtggacaggactcctgggttttacgCCCAGCTGCTATGCTGTGTGACCTCCAACGTGCCATAAATCTCTGCTAAGTGGCATCTGGTCTAGTGGTGCCTCTCGCACAGCCAAAGACTTGAAAAGCTGGGGGAGAAAAATGAACCTCATCCACAACAGTCAGACGTAACTTCTATTGGTTCGACGTTGCTTCCAGGCAGCAtcccctcgcccccccaccccacccaattgTTGTGCCCCCCTCACACCACAGCTttagggggagaagggggctttCTACACAAACTCATTGGCCCCAGAATTAAATGTATACACTCTATTTCGCAGGCAGTCCATTGCTAGGCGGGGGTTCTTCCCCCAACACACACGCTTTGTAGCCTGGGGGAGGTTGGAAGCTCTGAAGTTCATCCTGCAAGTTTGATGAATTTCCAGCCTCTTGCACAACCCTAGACTTCATCTTTATTATCAAAGGTGGATCTCTTtttggaagggggtgggaggtgctgtGGTTATAGGGATCCCACCGGGAGGTCAGTCCGTTCCCCTGCTCCTGACCCCTTCTCAGACGGGGTGGACAAACTGATAGACCAGGCGCTGGGAGATGTCAGGTTTCCGGATGATCCCTTTCTTGTAATACTGCCGGATGGAGCGGCTCAGCTTGTCATAGTTCATGGCGGGCCGGTTCTTCCGGATTCCCCATAAACGAGCCACCTGGGCAGAGTCCTCGATCTTGAATATGCCTGAGAGAGGAACAAGCAGAGAAAAAGGAGGCAATAATACAGGATGGgagttgaatcatagaatatcagggttggaagggacctcaggagtctagtccatctagtccaaccccctgttcaaagcaggaccaatcccagggACACTGAGAAGCAGCATAGTCTAGTGGGCAGAGCACAGGACTTGGCAAaacttgggttctagtcccagctctgacacGGCTCTGCTGGGTGGACGCTGACAAGTGATTCCCACTTTCCATGTGGCCATTTCCCCTCACACCCTTCATCTGCCTTGTaaagtctttggggcagggactctgtgGACGTGTCTAACACAGACAGCGGCAGTGAACCTCCGAGCCCAGCTCGGCAAACTCAGGCTCACATGGTTCATGCTAAGAACAGCTGTGAAGACGatcagcatagaatcatagaagatcagggttggaagggacctcagaaggtcatcaaatccaatcccctgctcaaagcaggaccaatccccaactaaatcaaaagCATTGGGCTCGGAAGCCTAGGGCAGGGGGCGTTGGACTCACGGACTAGGCTGCAACATAGCTACACGTCTACAGTAGGGTGAGCCCCATGAGCCTACGCCTGTTGACCCGAGCTCAGAGACCTGCTGCCATGCGCTGGGTAGACACACCCACAACATGCAGAGCTCGGGCTTTGATCTAGGCACTACAGGAATCCAGGATCAGGAGCCCAGTTTCACCAGGAAGGAAGTTTAGGGAACGGAAAATAGAGCTTTGGTTCCCACAAACTCACTGAGGGATAGAGTTTGGGGGAAGATAATGGGAGACTCAGATTTGTGTCTATGGCAATGAGTACCTTAGTCATACAGACAGGGAGACACCCAGGCATAGCGcctcattctgatctcactcacagCAGTGTAAACTGGGAGTCACTGGGCTTGATTTTCTGGGTGCAAAGAGAAGAGCAGGgcagaaaatctggccctgtggaCTGACGGAATgatgacagcagaatctggcccagagagctTTGGGTTGGAGCACCTGCCGGGGTGAATACTCGTGCTAGGAGACTCAACACTGTGGGGCCTAGGGGGGTTATGGCATAGATACAAAATATGGCTTTGAGTTCCCCAGGAGGAGTCAACAGCCCTCACCTTTCTCCTTATTGAGCCAGCGAATGAACCGTCCATAGTGATGAGGCTTCAGCAAAAGCTCTTTGAGGAACTGCCATAGGTGGATGGGCTGGCCTGAGCAGGAGGAGTCCACCTCGCTATCCGTCCAGCTCTCGTCACCCGCTGCGGCAGAAAGGAAGCACATGCCAGCTGTTAGTCAGTCGCTACCAGCAGAGGAGCAAGTGGCTCTGGGGACTGGGAACAGAGGGAGTCTTTCCTCTTCAGCTTGCCCAGGTCATCACGACTCATCAGTGGCCAAAAATGGCTGCCGTCtgatgagaggaaggatggttcagtgggcAGGGCAATAGCCTGCAACTTGGGAATCCCAGGCTGAgttccctactctgccacagtCTTCCCGTGtgaacctgggcaagtcacttagcctttctgtgcctcagttccccagctgtaacgtggggataatagccctgccctgcctcccagaagTGTTGTAAAGACTGAGATTATCAGCTCTTTGGGattgggaccatctttttgttctgtatttgttcGGCGCCTAGCACAGCACAGTCCCGTGGCTGGCACTCCTGAGTGCTACAGTAATAATACATTCATAATAAATACACACcagattgtgaggcactctgaTATCAGGGTAATGAGGGCTATATAAGTATCTGGGATAGATCTGATAGTCATTTCCCCTTTGGGCTTGTTATTAACCAGACACATTATTGACTAATTAACCAGGCTATTATTGACTAATAAATAGTGTATTATAATTACCACTCTGAGACTTAATTACGATTAACATATTGGTCCTGATTAAGAGAGAAGCAACCTCTGAAATAACTGGGGACCCAGTCACTGAATCATTGGTTCATTgaccctcctgctgcacccccagcttccctcctacccctcctCGCTTCCTGTCCTTGGCAAAGGTGGGAACTCACCACAGTACCGCACTTCTCCGGGCGCAGCCTTCTCCTTCATCCAGGCAGCTAGAAGGGAAGGGCATGAGCATCAGGTGAGGGGGAGCAGAATCCACCCGCTACAAAGCGCACTGTTCCCACGGATAACACGGTTAAGGAAACTTTGCCGCGCTCACCCCGCCTCCTCCAACTCCGCCGGCATGTACCTGATTTCCAGATGTCCAGGTGGGCGTGCAGCACGTCCCCACACACCAGGGAGCGCTGACGGAACTGCTCCTCTGACATGGCACACAGATCCTTCCCAGACAGGTCCTGGAAAGATTTCCCGATCTGGGGCAGTCGGTACTGGTGCTCAGTCCATAGGATCCACTTCTGGACGTTTCCTGGACTCCAGTCCGCCGGATCTGTGGATGAGAAACAAAATGCCCCGCCCAGCCCTGGTGAGCAGGGTCGGGGGACACTTCTCCTCCAGAGAACACTCTGCAAGGGTTACAGTAACAGAGAACACTGCACCCCTCCCATGCTAAAAGGAcaagggagctgaggagcagtaCTCCCTGCCTGTTCCCCCTCCTGCATGGCTGGGGCAAGGAAACTACCCCTCCAGTTTCAATCTACTTCAACCACTGGAAACATGGATCTTTGATCCTCTCCTGGGTTCCCTGCCTCCTTCTTTGTCCCATCCCCTTGGGAACCAGATCCCTTTCCTGCCAGGGGAACGCCCCACCTGCAGAAAGTCCCTGCCTCTACTGGGAGAGACTTCAACCCCAGTCAACAGATCTCAAAACCCACAGATcatgggggtgtgggggcaggggaagggagcatCAGAAGCACCCTTCACCTACAGCACAGGGGAGCCTCCCCAGTGCAGGCCCAGCCCGGCCGTAAGGAGCGAGTCTCTTTGCACCAAGCCCAGCAAGCGCACTTTCAAATGAACAATCCAGTCAGGAGAAGAAGATGGACCGCGTGCCCACGGGGGAAGCAACAGCAGCGTGACCTGTCCGAAGGGCTGGTTCTCCTAAAGGGGCACATTTATCCTCCGCGTGCCAAATCACTTTGTTCCCCATTGCCACTGTTTGTGAAACAGCGACGCCCTCTGGAAGAGCACCTGGCTCGGGGCGCCCAGCAAGGCTATGCACCCAGCAAGTGCCTACTGCATGCACACACGTAATAGAGCAAATCACCTTCCCACATGCTGCAAGGTTCAAGGCTTCAGTGGATGGAAATCAGCATAGCCACGCTGACTGCCAATTGGACCAATGTTCTTAATGCCTCGATCCAGTAGCTTTATAGATGCTTAAGAAACTCCACAGgatacaaaatatttcaaatgcagAGAGAGACCAGCCAGAGTTCTGCCATGGTTCTGAGCTTCCAAGCCCAAAGAGTTTGGATCTGTGATTCCGGTTCAGGCCCCGCTCCAGCATTAGAGGTAGAAACCCTGTGAGCTATTTTAGACACTGCTCCCTCCAAATATATGGGGAGATCCTCAAAGGGTGTAAAttcacatagctccattgatttacaccagctaaggagctGGCCCGAAGTTCCTCATGCCAGAGGAACTCATCCTAGTAAACCAAACATACCTGCCCCCAGTGGCTGTGCATTACTACTGGAGACTTTGCCACCTTTGCTCTCTGTCCCAGTGCACCTTGCAGAGTCCTTTGCAATCAGTGCAAGGCAGGGGTTAAAATGCTCAGCATGGTTTTCATGATCTAGCTGGGACTCTCTGTTTCTGGCTCCAGCCGCTTCTCCTACAGGCCCCGGCTCCCAAACCCCATCGCTGACAGCACTGTCAGTTCCGGATCTGGGTCAACGAGGTGCTGTTTGCAGGGTCCCGAGCTCGCTGCTGGGTTTGGCTCTTCAGAGAGGATGTGCACGGTGCACTTTTGCACCATTGGAGCAagaaggccctgctcctgctcccactgaattcagtgagaaaATGCCCATTGATTCAGACAGGAGGCAGCTCAGGCTCCTCTGAAGATCAGATTGCTCATTTTGGTTCATACTAAATCCTGTCAGGACTGGGGCCAGATGGCTGCAACCCTGCTGTAGGCTGCTTGTAACTCAAAGGCACTTCCCCCGATATCCCATGCCATTGCATTTAAACACGTGCGCCGGATGATTTTAGAGACAGGTACGAACCACAATGCAACGTTTGGGTCCAGATTCTCAGCCCCCACACTATAAATCAAGGGTATTCgcatcggggggagggggggggttggtcCCTTCCCACCACGCCACGATTCCCtgg encodes:
- the SPDEF gene encoding SAM pointed domain-containing Ets transcription factor — encoded protein: MGSAGQGLTALPHGRIAPQDALLLTSLEKTPAAQDPDTRSWSSLDSPSPPATPEQTLPTFYLHYFDMLYSEDTSWVPKGLGETPQGSGQGGRGEGQKEPEQCPIIDSQGLGLSPDMDYQESLHLEEHSLEQVQSMVVGEVLKDIETACKLLNIAADPADWSPGNVQKWILWTEHQYRLPQIGKSFQDLSGKDLCAMSEEQFRQRSLVCGDVLHAHLDIWKSAAWMKEKAAPGEVRYCAGDESWTDSEVDSSCSGQPIHLWQFLKELLLKPHHYGRFIRWLNKEKGIFKIEDSAQVARLWGIRKNRPAMNYDKLSRSIRQYYKKGIIRKPDISQRLVYQFVHPV